The following coding sequences lie in one Arachis ipaensis cultivar K30076 chromosome B05, Araip1.1, whole genome shotgun sequence genomic window:
- the LOC110272019 gene encoding serine/arginine-rich splicing factor 11-like — protein sequence MGDVLDETPSSQDDSRPLNPTPEHREVTNQARIASTVQHTNDHVVTDQRHPEKARDKAAQIIQDLCLRVQELEGKLTNREKHNNEHRSHATSRSRSRRGRSPTRRHDRRDGCSASHDHRHEKSPERRYNKKHNRSASRDLSYQHYSDEDQRDRNTKRTRNDHIIMGATPFTERIL from the coding sequence ATGGGGGACGTCCTGGACGAAACCCCCTCAAGCCAGGATGACTCCCGACCGCTTAACCCAACCCCAGAACACCGGGAGGTCACAAACCAAGCAAGAATAGCGAGTACCGTCCAACACACGAACGACCACGTCGTCACAGACCAACGACATCCTGAGAAAGCTAGGGACAAAGCGGCACAGATCATCCAGGATCTCTGTCTCCGGGTCCAGGAACTCGAAGGCAAATTGACCAATAGAGAAAAACACAACAACGAACACAGAAGCCACGCAACTTCCAGATCAAGGTCTCGCCGCGGTAGGTCGCCAACCCGACGACACGACAGAAGAGACGGTTGCAGCGCCTCACACGACCACAGACACGAGAAATCGCCAGAACGACGATACAACAAGAAACACAACCGCAGCGCTTCCCGAGATCTGAGTTATCAACACTACTCAGACGAAGATCAGAGGGACCGAAACACCAAGCGCACGAGAAACGACCATATAATAATGGGAGCTACACCCTTCACAGAAAGAATCTTATGa